In Euzebya rosea, the sequence CCCAGGTCATTCTTACCCACTTCGAGACGACCACGACGCCCGACAGCGCCGTGGGCACTCGGACCATGATCTTCGACCCGACCGACAAGGGTGGCGGCGGACTTCGGTTCCCGATCAACTTCACCACCGACGTCTTCGCCATGCTCCTCCAACTCATCCACCCCTCGAACACCATCGGGCTCCATGTGGCGGACGCCAACACTGGCAGTGGTACGCCGACCACGATTCTGGCGACCACCGAACGGGCACTGAAGTCGTTCCTCCGCGCCGTACGGGGCTGGACAACCTACTTCGACGTGAACGCGCAGGGGCACACCACCGGGTTGGGTACAAGCAGGTCACGGAGGTGTCTACGCCAGGCACCCCGGCCACCGACCAAGTCGATTGTTCGTGCGCGACATCGCATCTGGCAAGACGCAGTTGTGCGCCCGGTTGGCGACCGGGTCCGTGCAGGTTCTGTCGACCGAACCGTCGGTCAGGACTTTATGAACACTACCGACCCGGCCGTATCCGGCAGCGGCAGGTAGTGGACCGCCTGCTCGGCCGAGAACTTCTGGACTGCCGCCCGTGCACCCTTGAACTTCGTCGTACCGAAGTCGTGCACAAAGATGACACCGCCCGGGGCCAGTCGAGGCCAGAACCATCGCAGGCCCTCAAGAATCGGCTGGTACAGGTCGACATCGATGACCGCGAGGGCGAACTTGGCGTCGACGTCTCCAGCGCTCTCAGGGAAGAACCCTTTCACGGGGATGCAGTGGGCAGGGTGGGGCATGCGGGCCATGACGGCGGCTTCGCTGGTGTCCTCGAACTCGACCTTGCCGTGGGAGTAGGCGTTGGCTCGCTCGACCGCGAGGTCGCGCTCGTCAAAGCCCTCGAAGGTGTCGAACAGGTACAGGGTCCGGTCTGGGCTGGTGGCGTTCATCAGCGCCGACGTGCGGCCTTGGTAGACGCCCAGCTCCGCGATGTCGCCGTCGATGCCGCGCTCGTCCAGAGAGGTCAGAGCCTCTCGGATCGTGGCAGCACGTATGTAGTCGAACGAATGCTC encodes:
- a CDS encoding TylF/MycF/NovP-related O-methyltransferase, yielding MRLQYRALNAVNGVLLRRNLVVTPSLFQRPNGHALSLAEHSFDYIRAATIREALTSLDERGIDGDIAELGVYQGRTSALMNATSPDRTLYLFDTFEGFDERDLAVERANAYSHGKVEFEDTSEAAVMARMPHPAHCIPVKGFFPESAGDVDAKFALAVIDVDLYQPILEGLRWFWPRLAPGGVIFVHDFGTTKFKGARAAVQKFSAEQAVHYLPLPDTAGSVVFIKS